In a single window of the Pseudomonas entomophila genome:
- a CDS encoding type I secretion system permease/ATPase, which translates to MSELFSHDSTPSPQLLDTGLNALVWAARRFEVAVDAAQLRHRLGRVEGMVTSIDLCRCAGWIGLRARQVRTTVTRLDNLPLPALLETVHGWAVLDGLEDDQVTLYWPLEDHCQTLSTDALGALWRGSVLLLADRHAALQAPRFGIAWFLPSIVKHIRQFRSVLLVSLMLQLTALVTPMLFENIIDRVLVSRGLSSLQVLGMALLALALFEPLYGFVRSWLFSNLASKVNAELSARLYQHLIQLPQGYFQQRQTGEIIARVGEMQQIRQFLTGSALTLVLDLAFCGLFIAVMYRYAPTLTWVVVGSLALYFLFWLCVGPLLRKHALREYEQGADNTAFLTEAVTGIETIKTSATEEGFQQQWQRQLAGYVRAAFSTRLVGICAGQGIGLIQKLTAALLLWWGVTLVMDGQLSPGQLVAFNMLAGHVVEPILRLAQVWQDFQHTLISLRRLGDILDTECENGSGGLASVPALAGSVSFQGVRFRYHEDGQEVLRNLSVQIEPGEFVGITGPSGSGKSTLTRLLQRLYIPQHGRVMVDGIDLAIADPVALRRNMSVVLQESVLFAGSIADNIRLCCPQASDAQVQEAAALAGADGFIQSLAHGYETQVGERGGQLSGGQRQRIALARALITNPGILLLDEATSALDYESEAAVMANLKRITQGRTVISVAHRLNTLRHADRILVIDQGQVVEQGSHEQLLALGGVYARQWALQTKE; encoded by the coding sequence ATGAGCGAACTGTTCAGCCATGACTCAACACCGTCACCGCAGTTGCTGGATACCGGACTGAATGCGCTGGTCTGGGCCGCACGGCGCTTCGAGGTGGCGGTGGATGCTGCGCAATTGCGCCATCGCCTGGGGCGCGTGGAGGGCATGGTGACATCGATCGACCTGTGCCGCTGCGCCGGTTGGATCGGCCTGCGTGCTCGCCAGGTGCGGACCACGGTCACGCGCCTGGACAACCTGCCGCTTCCGGCGCTGCTGGAAACCGTGCATGGCTGGGCGGTGCTCGATGGCCTGGAGGACGATCAGGTCACACTGTACTGGCCATTGGAGGACCATTGTCAGACCTTGAGCACGGACGCTTTGGGTGCACTCTGGCGGGGTTCGGTCCTGCTCCTGGCGGACCGGCACGCCGCACTGCAGGCCCCGCGTTTCGGCATCGCCTGGTTCCTGCCGTCGATCGTCAAGCACATCCGGCAGTTTCGCAGCGTGCTGCTGGTGTCCCTGATGCTGCAACTGACGGCGCTGGTCACCCCGATGCTGTTCGAGAACATCATCGACCGGGTATTGGTCAGCCGTGGGCTGTCGAGCCTGCAGGTGCTGGGGATGGCGTTGCTGGCCCTGGCATTGTTCGAGCCCCTGTATGGGTTTGTGCGCAGCTGGCTGTTCTCCAACCTGGCGAGCAAGGTCAACGCCGAACTGTCGGCGCGGCTGTACCAGCACCTGATCCAGCTGCCCCAGGGGTACTTCCAGCAGCGCCAGACAGGCGAGATCATCGCCCGCGTCGGCGAGATGCAACAGATCCGCCAGTTCCTCACCGGCTCGGCGCTGACCCTGGTGCTGGACCTGGCGTTCTGTGGTCTGTTCATCGCGGTGATGTACCGCTATGCGCCTACCCTGACTTGGGTGGTGGTCGGCTCGCTGGCCTTGTACTTCCTGTTCTGGCTGTGCGTGGGGCCGTTGCTGCGCAAGCATGCCCTGCGCGAATACGAACAGGGCGCGGACAACACGGCCTTCCTCACCGAGGCGGTGACCGGCATTGAGACCATCAAGACCAGTGCCACCGAGGAAGGTTTTCAGCAGCAGTGGCAACGCCAGCTGGCCGGCTATGTGCGCGCCGCATTCTCGACGCGGCTGGTAGGCATCTGCGCGGGGCAGGGCATTGGCCTGATCCAGAAGCTCACGGCCGCGCTGCTGCTGTGGTGGGGCGTGACCCTGGTGATGGATGGCCAGCTCAGCCCCGGCCAGCTTGTGGCTTTCAACATGCTGGCCGGCCATGTGGTCGAGCCGATCCTGCGCCTGGCCCAGGTGTGGCAGGACTTCCAGCACACCCTGATCTCCCTGCGTCGGCTGGGCGACATCCTCGACACCGAGTGCGAGAACGGCAGCGGTGGGCTGGCCTCGGTGCCAGCGTTGGCCGGCAGCGTGAGCTTCCAGGGCGTGCGGTTCCGCTACCACGAAGATGGCCAGGAAGTGTTGCGCAACCTCAGCGTGCAGATCGAGCCGGGCGAGTTCGTCGGCATCACTGGGCCTTCCGGCTCCGGCAAGTCGACCCTGACCCGGCTGCTGCAACGCCTGTACATCCCCCAGCACGGAAGGGTGATGGTCGATGGCATCGACCTGGCCATCGCCGACCCGGTGGCGCTGCGCCGCAACATGAGCGTGGTGCTGCAGGAGAGCGTGCTGTTCGCCGGCTCCATCGCCGACAACATACGCCTGTGCTGCCCGCAGGCCAGTGATGCCCAGGTTCAGGAAGCTGCGGCTCTGGCCGGGGCCGATGGTTTCATCCAGTCCCTGGCCCATGGCTACGAGACCCAGGTGGGCGAGCGGGGCGGCCAGCTCTCTGGCGGGCAACGCCAGCGTATCGCCCTGGCCCGGGCGCTGATCACCAATCCCGGAATCCTGTTGCTGGACGAGGCGACCAGCGCCCTGGACTACGAATCGGAAGCCGCGGTGATGGCCAACCTCAAGCGCATCACCCAAGGGCGCACCGTGATCAGTGTCGCTCATCGCCTCAACACCCTGCGCCATGCCGACCGGATTCTGGTGATCGATCAGGGGCAGGTGGTCGAGCAGGGCAGCCATGAACAATTGCTCGCACTTGGCGGTGTGTATGCCAGGCAATGGGCATTGCAGACGAAGGAGTGA